A single genomic interval of Methanocella sp. harbors:
- a CDS encoding YkgJ family cysteine cluster protein produces MPDFECACCGLCCKRDPYYAVSLLDIETISAGLGMSPVEFFNRYCAVVDTPGGFRYPVILAPEGCPFLKDKLCGIHNIKPIGCRVFPESSLLPVTILKKSVRAIQSCAILSLPDSDEPLKTDHELMAKRDLSFEHTKAYFEEREDFDEPSWAVAKDNLIKVLSDVARNYRPWS; encoded by the coding sequence ATGCCCGACTTCGAATGCGCATGCTGCGGCCTATGCTGTAAACGCGACCCGTATTATGCGGTGTCCCTGCTGGACATCGAGACGATCAGCGCCGGCCTGGGAATGAGCCCCGTAGAATTCTTTAATCGCTATTGTGCCGTTGTCGATACGCCCGGCGGCTTCCGCTATCCCGTTATCCTTGCCCCCGAGGGTTGCCCATTCCTGAAGGATAAGCTGTGCGGCATCCACAATATTAAGCCCATCGGCTGCCGCGTATTCCCCGAGTCCTCGCTGCTGCCCGTGACCATCCTGAAAAAAAGTGTCCGGGCCATCCAGAGCTGCGCCATACTCTCGCTGCCCGACTCAGATGAGCCGCTGAAAACCGACCATGAGCTTATGGCGAAAAGGGACTTGAGCTTTGAGCATACGAAGGCATATTTTGAAGAGCGTGAAGATTTTGATGAGCCTTCCTGGGCAGTGGCGAAAGATAACCTGATAAAGGTGCTCTCTGATGTTGCACGGAACTACCGGCCCTGGTCGTGA
- a CDS encoding metallophosphoesterase: MVELTPLLDAPALVVRNEDTSLVIADVHLGIEYDLYHSGINIPSQIAGRMDRIKGYIGQANPDRIILLGDIKHNVPRTSFQEVDEVPMFLSELAKSAIVDIIPGNHDGNIEKLIPRNPDINLHDSRGAVIDGVAYFHGHTWPGPSLLKCKHWVISHNHPTVKLTDNVGHTITRQAWIKAKLDESVVRANYKPEEFEWSDPEIYIVPSFNELCGGIAFNESWHDDLLGPLFTSRAIRLEEAQVYLLDGTFMGTIDNLRKYSREKFKVPTDKSRKYRRRKHYRP, from the coding sequence TTGGTTGAGCTTACGCCCCTGCTCGACGCCCCGGCGCTCGTGGTCAGGAACGAGGACACGTCGCTGGTCATCGCGGACGTCCACCTGGGCATCGAGTACGACCTGTACCACAGCGGCATCAACATTCCGTCGCAGATAGCAGGGCGCATGGATCGCATCAAGGGCTATATCGGCCAGGCAAATCCCGACCGCATCATTCTTTTAGGCGATATCAAGCATAATGTACCACGGACATCTTTTCAGGAAGTGGACGAGGTGCCGATGTTCCTGAGCGAGCTGGCGAAAAGCGCCATCGTCGATATCATACCGGGCAATCATGACGGAAACATCGAGAAGCTCATTCCCCGCAATCCGGATATTAATCTTCACGACTCCAGGGGCGCCGTAATTGACGGTGTGGCCTATTTCCACGGGCACACCTGGCCCGGCCCCTCGCTCTTGAAGTGCAAGCACTGGGTCATATCGCACAACCACCCGACCGTGAAGCTCACGGACAACGTCGGCCATACCATCACCAGGCAGGCCTGGATCAAGGCGAAGCTCGACGAGAGTGTCGTCAGGGCGAACTATAAGCCGGAGGAATTCGAGTGGTCGGACCCCGAGATATATATTGTGCCCTCGTTCAACGAATTATGTGGCGGCATCGCCTTCAACGAGTCATGGCACGACGACCTGCTGGGGCCGCTCTTTACATCGCGCGCCATCCGCCTCGAGGAAGCCCAGGTCTATTTGCTGGACGGCACCTTCATGGGCACCATCGATAACCTGCGGAAATACTCCCGCGAGAAATTTAAGGTGCCGACCGATAAGTCCCGGAAATACCGGCGCCGGAAGCATTACCGGCCTTAA
- a CDS encoding vWA domain-containing protein, whose protein sequence is MSEFGSFDALLDDEEIRETIALPRNIPRKNREDIAHVLYREIALGEDYEVKDVGRFIDRFGIFYLLLIALKSSDEWARLKELASASRISALIILRILLTEVFDLLEDFGRFEPAIKDILSSELLPYLERFQAILESTLELWQRRAGGERPTAEAISKKEVSRMPELIGRFEEGRASRRFLDIVSRDVLMARIMGQVSEIEGHLESLEMLTLLYPGRGWDRSMLELHRTYFANLHKYSKIVERNDDLKKILDLIGRIEMEYGARRQSMASYSHSELYSVTTSGDIQHMLPVESVKLQDETLRNLFFANWIEKKLLTYELKGLNLADGPKKRRGPMVAMVDTSGSMHGGPEIVAKSIILALVRRMLKEGRDVKVYLFSSAGQTKDIELTDTKKMASEFLDFLNYTFEGGTDFNTALREGVEALRKKRYMNADILFITDGLSVVNDEHIIMSVEEMKRSHGNRIFTIVVGNDSAGGIDYISDHVFILDKADRWDPEASPANAIRLISAR, encoded by the coding sequence ATGAGCGAATTCGGATCGTTCGACGCGCTCCTGGACGACGAGGAGATCAGGGAGACTATCGCGCTGCCCAGGAATATCCCGAGAAAGAACCGGGAGGATATCGCCCATGTGCTCTACCGGGAGATCGCGCTGGGAGAGGACTACGAGGTCAAGGATGTCGGCCGCTTCATCGACCGGTTTGGCATATTTTACCTGTTATTGATCGCGTTAAAGAGCTCGGACGAATGGGCCCGGCTAAAGGAACTGGCGTCTGCAAGCCGTATTTCTGCGCTCATCATACTCCGCATCCTGCTGACGGAAGTGTTCGACCTCCTCGAGGATTTCGGGCGGTTCGAGCCCGCCATAAAAGATATATTATCGAGCGAGCTGTTGCCATATTTGGAACGTTTTCAGGCGATCCTGGAAAGCACGCTGGAGCTGTGGCAGCGGAGAGCCGGAGGAGAAAGGCCGACAGCCGAGGCCATTTCAAAGAAAGAAGTGAGCCGGATGCCGGAGCTTATAGGCCGCTTTGAGGAGGGCCGGGCATCGAGGCGATTCCTTGATATCGTATCCAGGGACGTACTCATGGCCCGTATCATGGGGCAGGTGAGCGAGATCGAGGGCCACCTCGAGTCGCTGGAGATGCTCACGCTGTTATATCCGGGCCGGGGCTGGGACCGCTCCATGCTCGAGCTTCACCGCACCTATTTCGCCAATCTCCATAAGTATTCGAAGATCGTGGAGCGCAACGATGACCTGAAAAAGATACTGGACCTCATCGGCCGTATCGAGATGGAATACGGCGCCAGGCGCCAGTCGATGGCCAGCTACAGCCATTCCGAGCTTTACTCTGTCACGACTTCGGGCGATATCCAGCACATGCTCCCGGTAGAAAGCGTCAAGCTACAGGATGAAACGCTAAGAAATCTTTTTTTCGCTAATTGGATTGAGAAAAAGCTGTTAACCTATGAGCTGAAAGGACTGAATCTTGCCGACGGCCCTAAAAAAAGACGCGGCCCCATGGTGGCGATGGTAGACACGTCGGGCTCCATGCATGGCGGCCCGGAGATCGTGGCAAAGTCCATAATCCTGGCCCTGGTCCGGCGCATGCTGAAGGAGGGCAGAGACGTCAAGGTCTATTTGTTCTCGTCGGCAGGGCAGACGAAGGATATCGAGCTGACGGACACGAAGAAGATGGCCTCCGAGTTTTTGGATTTTCTCAACTATACGTTCGAGGGAGGCACCGACTTTAACACCGCGCTCCGGGAGGGGGTGGAAGCCCTGCGAAAGAAGCGATACATGAACGCCGATATACTCTTCATTACGGACGGCCTGTCCGTTGTGAACGACGAGCATATCATAATGAGCGTAGAGGAAATGAAAAGAAGCCATGGCAACCGTATTTTCACGATCGTCGTGGGCAACGATAGCGCGGGCGGCATAGACTACATTTCGGACCACGTCTTCATCCTCGACAAAGCCGACCGCTGGGACCCGGAGGCCAGCCCGGCCAACGCCATCCGGCTCATATCTGCACGATGA
- a CDS encoding DUF2115 domain-containing protein, producing the protein MAHIMEQVYPAERTREVFSRFKDIRKKNELAEALAVELGRLSIFDLQKVSAFVENEINKLPSPYSEMIHPYFTEQLFGSYFKLMRMYGEGSIKNIKEDIKDQKTFLEYCAMVESGGDGHLGDSYYGGYYHLVSCFTIFVLDEPGHPVGMPFPGGFRVERRPEGFYCPIRDKEKDVLFSICNYCPAKQSEVP; encoded by the coding sequence ATGGCTCATATCATGGAGCAGGTGTACCCGGCCGAGCGCACACGCGAGGTATTCAGTCGCTTTAAGGATATAAGAAAGAAAAACGAGCTGGCAGAAGCGCTTGCCGTCGAGCTGGGCCGCCTGAGCATATTCGACCTCCAGAAGGTCAGCGCCTTCGTGGAGAACGAGATAAATAAGCTGCCTTCGCCCTACAGTGAGATGATACACCCATACTTTACCGAGCAGCTGTTCGGCAGCTATTTTAAGCTCATGCGCATGTACGGCGAAGGCTCCATAAAAAATATTAAAGAGGATATCAAGGACCAGAAGACGTTCCTGGAGTACTGCGCCATGGTCGAGAGCGGCGGTGACGGTCATCTCGGGGATTCGTACTATGGCGGCTATTATCATCTGGTGAGCTGCTTTACGATCTTCGTCCTTGACGAGCCCGGCCATCCCGTGGGCATGCCGTTCCCCGGCGGCTTCCGCGTGGAGCGCCGCCCCGAAGGCTTCTATTGCCCCATCAGAGATAAGGAGAAGGACGTGCTCTTTTCGATTTGCAATTATTGTCCCGCGAAGCAGAGCGAAGTGCCCTAG